DNA from Salinibacterium sp. dk2585:
CAACCGCGGCATCAAGGACCTCTCCGACTCGCAGGTCTGGGCCTTCCTGGGCGACGGCGAGATGGACGAGGTCGAGTCACGCGGCGCGCTGCAACTCGCGGCGAACGACGGCCTCGACAACCTCAACTTCGTCATCAACTGCAATCTCCAGCGCCTGGACGGGCCGGTGCGCGGCAACGGCAAGATCATCCAGGAGCTTGAGAGCTTCTTCCGCGGCGCTGGCTGGAACGTCATCAAGGTCGTGTGGGGCCGCGAATGGGACGACCTCCTCGCGCGCGACCACGACGGCGCGCTCGTCAACCTCATGAACGTGACGCCAGATGGCGACTACCAGACCTACAAGGCGGAGGACGGCGCCTACGTGCGCGAACACTTCTTCGGCCGCGACCCGCGCACCCTCGAACTCGTCAAGGACTACACAGACGAGCAGGTCTGGGGGCTCAAGCGTGGCGGCCACGACTACCGCAAGGTCTATGCGGCCTTCAAGGCGGCATCCGAGCACAAGGGGCAGCCGACCGTCATCCTCGCCCACACCATCAAGGGCTACGGCCTCGGCAAGTCTTTCGAGGGTCGCAACGCGACGCACCAGATGAAGAAGCTGACGCTGTCCGACCTCAAGCAGTTCCGCGACGAGATGCGCATTCCGATCTCAGACGCCCAGCTTGAGGAAGACCCGTACCGTCCGCCGTTCTACCACCCTGGAGAGCGCGACGAGGCGATCGAGTACATGCACGAGCGCCGGCGCGCGCTCGGCGGCTACCTGCCGGAGCGTCGTTCGCGCTACACGCAGGTGTCGGTTCCGGATGCCTCGACCTACGACATCGTGCGCAAGGGGTCCGGCAAGCAGGAGGTCGCCACGACCATGGCGTTCGCGCGCCTGCTGAAGGACCTGCTCCGCTCGAAGGACTTCGGCGCTCGGATCGTGCCGATCATCCCCGATGAGGCGCGCACCTTCGGAATGGACGCCTACTTCCCGACGGCAAAGATCTACAACCCCAACGGGATGCACTACACCTCGGTCGACCGGGAACTGCTCCTCGCTTACAAGGAGAGCGTGCAGGGCCAGATCCTCCACACCGGCATCAATGAGGCGGGTGCCTTCGCCGCCTTCACCGGCGTCGGAACCTCCTACGCGACGCACGGCGAGCCGCTCATCCCGGTCTACGTCTTCTACTCGATGTTCGGGTTCCAGCGCACGGGCGACGCGATGTGGGCAGCCGGCGACCAGATGGCGCGCGGCTTCATCATCGGCGCGACAGCGGGCCGCACGACACTGACGGGAGAGGGCCTCCAGCACGCTGACGGCCACTCGCCCCTGCTCGCATCGACGAACCCGGCTGTCATCACCTATGACCCCGCGTGGGGCTACGAGTTGGGGCACATCGTCAAGGCCGGCATCGAGCGCATGTACGGGGGCGAGCACCCGGACCCCAACGTCATGTACTACCTCACCGTGTACAACGAGCCGCTCCCACAGCCCGCCGAGCCCGAGAACCTCGACGTCGACGGCCTGCTGAAGGGTATCTACCGCCTTAAAGCGAGCGAGGCATCCGGACCCAAGGCACAGCTGCTCGCCTCGGGCGTCGCGGTGCCGTGGGCACTCGAAGCGCAGGAGCTCCTCGCGAACGACTGGGGCGTCTCCGCCGATGTGTGGTCGATCACTTCGTGGACTGAGCTCCGGCGGGAGGGACTCGAGGCCGACGAGCACAACTTCATGAACCCGGGCGGCGAGCAGCGGGTCCCCTACGTCACGCAGAAGCTGCAGGACAGCGAGGGGCCATTCATCGCCGCGACCGACTTCATGCACGCCGTTCCCGACCAGATCCGCCAGTTTGTGCCGGGCGACTACGCGACGCTCGGCGCCGACGGCTTCGGGTTCTCCGACACGCGTGCCGCGGCGCGTCGCTACTTCAAGATCGACGGACCGTCGATCGTCGTGCGCACGCTGCAGTCGCTCGCGGCTCGCGGTGCCGTAGATGCCTCGCTGC
Protein-coding regions in this window:
- the aceE gene encoding pyruvate dehydrogenase (acetyl-transferring), homodimeric type, which produces MTIHDQDPYSVNHIDADPEETAEWQESLDGIVAGQGRGRGREIMLSLLKRSKELQLGVPMVPTTDYINTIAAENEPEFPGDEDIERRYRAWIRWNAAITVHRAQRPDISVGGHISTYASSASLYEVGHNHFFRGQDHAGGGDQIFYQGHASPGMYARSFLEGRLGEEQLDSFRQEKSRAPYGLSSYPHPRLMPNYWQFPTVSMGLGPINAIYQAQTNRYLTNRGIKDLSDSQVWAFLGDGEMDEVESRGALQLAANDGLDNLNFVINCNLQRLDGPVRGNGKIIQELESFFRGAGWNVIKVVWGREWDDLLARDHDGALVNLMNVTPDGDYQTYKAEDGAYVREHFFGRDPRTLELVKDYTDEQVWGLKRGGHDYRKVYAAFKAASEHKGQPTVILAHTIKGYGLGKSFEGRNATHQMKKLTLSDLKQFRDEMRIPISDAQLEEDPYRPPFYHPGERDEAIEYMHERRRALGGYLPERRSRYTQVSVPDASTYDIVRKGSGKQEVATTMAFARLLKDLLRSKDFGARIVPIIPDEARTFGMDAYFPTAKIYNPNGMHYTSVDRELLLAYKESVQGQILHTGINEAGAFAAFTGVGTSYATHGEPLIPVYVFYSMFGFQRTGDAMWAAGDQMARGFIIGATAGRTTLTGEGLQHADGHSPLLASTNPAVITYDPAWGYELGHIVKAGIERMYGGEHPDPNVMYYLTVYNEPLPQPAEPENLDVDGLLKGIYRLKASEASGPKAQLLASGVAVPWALEAQELLANDWGVSADVWSITSWTELRREGLEADEHNFMNPGGEQRVPYVTQKLQDSEGPFIAATDFMHAVPDQIRQFVPGDYATLGADGFGFSDTRAAARRYFKIDGPSIVVRTLQSLAARGAVDASLPAQAIERYKLHDVTAGTTGNAGGES